In Sphingomonas sp. R1, a single genomic region encodes these proteins:
- a CDS encoding radical SAM protein: protein MLEDLLKPDDRPELWAAFPQFLQALPLFSTVVRNAHARVLAGIASVDRPVAVALDVVLALCDVHEGAPAAALARLTDLYTSENGSAMVEGALFYVHGRNEPDNAKYQLEGRFCTKPFVELHVLEGSSHQCCASWLRKSAGDLADAEWEDVWNSQAAEEVRASIHDGSFRHCNKMGCPAIQSGTLPTREAAAAQWPALAGLIAERETRMPRGPEDVNLSYDLTCNLSCPSCRTQKIAADAHTRQRYDAMQERAVLPMLRDARTVLITGSGDPFASKNFRRLMERLTPEDYPDLKFKVMTNGMLFTPREWARFPALHRRTHYLQISLDGASKETHELLRRGSRWEVMQENLRFAADLHADGLVEPLFLTFTVQAENFHEMGDMVSLADALGATGVYFGKITNWGTFSPQVYAAKAVFLPTHPRHRDFLAAMADPRLRSPKANLNNLVDFLPAERTMAA from the coding sequence ATGCTCGAGGACCTGCTGAAGCCGGATGACCGGCCGGAGCTCTGGGCGGCGTTTCCGCAGTTTCTGCAGGCGCTGCCGCTCTTCTCCACGGTGGTGCGGAATGCCCATGCCAGGGTGTTGGCCGGCATCGCAAGCGTCGACCGGCCCGTTGCCGTGGCACTCGATGTCGTTCTCGCACTGTGCGACGTGCATGAAGGGGCGCCGGCTGCGGCGCTTGCACGGCTGACCGATCTCTACACCTCCGAAAACGGCTCGGCGATGGTGGAGGGCGCGCTGTTCTACGTGCATGGTCGCAACGAGCCGGACAACGCCAAATATCAGCTCGAAGGGCGGTTCTGTACCAAGCCGTTCGTGGAGCTGCACGTGCTCGAAGGGTCGAGCCATCAATGCTGCGCAAGCTGGTTGCGCAAGTCCGCGGGCGATCTGGCCGATGCCGAATGGGAGGATGTCTGGAACTCTCAGGCGGCCGAGGAAGTGCGGGCGAGCATTCATGACGGCAGCTTCCGCCATTGCAACAAGATGGGCTGCCCGGCGATCCAGTCCGGAACGCTGCCGACCAGGGAGGCTGCCGCGGCACAATGGCCGGCGCTTGCCGGGCTGATCGCGGAGCGCGAAACGCGGATGCCGCGGGGCCCGGAGGACGTGAACCTTTCCTATGACCTGACCTGCAATCTTTCCTGCCCGAGTTGCCGAACGCAAAAGATCGCCGCCGACGCGCACACCCGACAGCGATATGACGCAATGCAGGAGCGGGCGGTCCTGCCAATGCTGCGGGACGCGCGCACCGTATTGATCACGGGCTCGGGCGACCCCTTTGCCAGCAAGAACTTCCGCCGACTGATGGAGCGGCTGACGCCCGAAGACTATCCCGACCTGAAGTTCAAGGTCATGACCAACGGCATGCTGTTTACCCCGCGCGAGTGGGCGCGTTTCCCCGCGCTGCACCGCCGGACCCACTATTTGCAGATCAGCCTCGACGGTGCGTCCAAGGAAACGCATGAACTGCTGCGTCGCGGATCACGCTGGGAGGTGATGCAGGAAAACCTCCGCTTCGCCGCCGATCTGCATGCAGACGGGCTGGTGGAGCCCCTGTTCCTGACCTTCACCGTCCAGGCCGAAAACTTCCACGAGATGGGCGATATGGTTTCGCTGGCCGACGCGTTGGGCGCCACCGGCGTCTATTTCGGCAAGATCACCAATTGGGGGACCTTCTCGCCGCAGGTGTATGCCGCAAAGGCGGTATTCCTGCCGACCCACCCGCGCCATCGCGACTTTCTGGCGGCGATGGCGGATCCGCGGCTGCGTTCCCCCAAGGCCAATCTCAACAACCTCGTCGACTTCCTGCCCGCGGAGCGGACAATGGCCGCCTGA
- a CDS encoding tetratricopeptide repeat protein, whose translation MGWLVFGGLVLLGVALLLIIRFPIRLWTVPATAVMLAGAGYAWQGQPALPGHPAEGVAKSRPLDPDLIAVREGLFGRFNFDYSYFMAADAMTRAGAPHLAATVMLGAVRKAPTDAGLWSGLGLALAEHDGDQLSPASRFAFAKAAELGPQHPGPFFFHGIALARSGDVEGARREWGQAVQRLPKGATYRDDMIKVMLRLDPGLAAAAIPAK comes from the coding sequence GCCTTGTGCTGCTCGGCGTTGCGCTATTGCTAATCATTCGCTTTCCGATCCGGCTCTGGACGGTGCCCGCAACGGCGGTGATGCTCGCCGGCGCCGGCTATGCCTGGCAGGGGCAGCCCGCGCTTCCGGGCCATCCGGCGGAGGGCGTGGCGAAGTCCCGCCCCCTCGACCCGGATCTCATCGCGGTGCGTGAAGGCCTCTTCGGTCGCTTCAATTTCGACTACAGCTATTTCATGGCCGCGGACGCAATGACCCGCGCCGGGGCGCCGCATCTGGCGGCAACGGTGATGCTGGGTGCGGTCCGCAAGGCGCCGACCGATGCGGGGCTATGGTCGGGGCTCGGCCTGGCCCTCGCCGAGCATGACGGCGACCAGCTCTCCCCCGCTTCCCGGTTCGCGTTCGCGAAGGCGGCCGAGCTCGGACCGCAGCATCCCGGACCGTTCTTCTTCCATGGCATTGCACTGGCGCGATCGGGCGACGTCGAGGGCGCGCGCCGCGAATGGGGGCAGGCGGTGCAACGTCTGCCGAAGGGCGCGACCTATCGTGACGACATGATCAAGGTGATGCTCCGGCTCGACCCCGGGCTCGCGGCGGCCGCGATCCCGGCGAAGTGA